From a single Brassica oleracea var. oleracea cultivar TO1000 chromosome C5, BOL, whole genome shotgun sequence genomic region:
- the LOC106292821 gene encoding protein SRG1 codes for MAPLPISSIGVGKIDDVQELIKSKPNKVPERFIREANERGVLVSHKTHLHHHIPVVDLSKLSKPHTDDDFLFEILKLSQACEDWGFFQVINHGIEVGVVEDIEKVAKEFFEMPLEEKKKYPMEPGTVQGYGQAFIFSEDQKLDWCNMFALGVHPPSIRNPKLWPSKPARFSENLEGYSKEIRKLCKRLLKYIAISLDLKEERFEEMFGEAVQAVRMNYYPPCSRPDLVMGLSPHSDGSALTVLQQSKNSRVGLQILKDNTWVPVQPLPNALVINIGDTIEVLTNGKYKSVEHRAVTNRERERLTIVTFYAPNYEVKIEPMGELVDDETNPCKYRSYNHGDYSYHYVSNKLQGKKSLDFAKILN; via the exons ATGGCTCCTCTACCCATTTCTTCGATTGGAGTTGGGAAAATAGATGATGTTCAAGAATTAATAAAATCAAAACCAAACAAAGTTCCAGAGAGGTTCATAAGAGAAGCCAATGAGAGAGGTGTCTTAGTGTCTCATAAGACTCACCTTCATCATCATATTCCTGTTGTTGATCTCTCTAAACTGTCTAAACCTCACACTGATGATGATTTTCTCTTTGAGATTCTTAAGCTCTCACAAGCTTGTGAAGACTGGGGATTTTTCCAG GTTATAAATCATGGGATTGAAGTGGGTGTGGTGGAAGATATAGAGAAGGTAGCCAAGGAGTTCTTCGAGATGCCACTGGAGGAGAAGAAGAAGTATCCAATGGAGCCAGGGACCGTACAAGGTTACGGTCAAGCTTTCATCTTCTCTGAAGATCAGAAGCTTGATTGGTGCAACATGTTTGCTCTTGGTGTTCATCCTCCTTCTATTCGCAACCCCAAACTATGGCCTTCTAAACCGGCCCGGTTCAG TGAAAATCTTGAAGGTTACTCAAAAGAGATAAGGAAATTATGCAAGAGGTTGTTAAAGTACATAGCAATAAGCTTGGATCTAAAAGAAGAGAGATTTGAAGAAATGTTTGGGGAAGCAGTGCAAGCAGTAAGGATGAACTATTACCCACCATGTTCACGTCCTGATCTTGTCATGGGACTCAGCCCACATTCTGATGGAAGTGCTCTCACTGTTCTTCAACAGAGCAAGAACAGCCGTGTTGGGCTTCAGATCCTCAAGGACAACACTTGGGTCCCTGTACAACCTCTTCCAAATGCCCTTGTCATCAACATTGGTGATACAATTGAG GTGCTAACTAATGGGAAGTACAAGAGTGTAGAGCATAGAGCAGTGACAAATAGAGAAAGGGAGAGGCTTACAATAGTGACATTCTATGCACCCAACTACGAGGTTAAAATAGAACCAATGGGTGAGTTGGTTGATGATGAAACCAACCCATGCAAGTATAGAAGCTACAATCATGGTGACTATAGTTATCACTATGTCTCCAACAAGCTCCAAGGCAAGAAGTCACTTGATTTTGCCAAGATTCTCAATTAA
- the LOC106343413 gene encoding uncharacterized protein LOC106343413, producing MGQQLRRAVGRVKEVEKFPSRFDRRSLPKEELSAGKSPSINDVSARGGSSEDSERDPQYDTMLNQMVGRIKAKPGGKAEMGEASVVETSKRPLPKLRNTTPESTRYEEKPVSQGTLNVAQVRHIMLLYQGKAQDHNGPMTLNEIAKNYRIDVSQVQKITQFLSLPPETTDKQKKRYE from the exons ATGGGTCAGCAACTGCGTCGAGCCGTTGGGAGAGTCAAAGAAGTTGAAAAGTTTCCATCAAGGTTCGATCGGAGATCTCTTCCAAAAGAAGAACTCAGCGCCGGGAAATCTCCGTCTATTAATGATGTTTCTG CTCGAGGAGGCAGCAGTGAGGATAGTGAAAGAGACCCACAATACGATACAATGTTGAACCAAATGGTTGGGAGAATAAAGGCTAAACCTGGTGGCAAAGCCGAGATGGGAGAG GCATCGGTAGTGGAAACGTCGAAAAGACCACTCCCAAAGCTCCGGAACACTACTCCTGAATCAACAAGGTACGAGGAAAAACCGGTGTCGCAAGGAACACTGAACGTGGCTCAAGTGAGACACATCATGCTCCTCTATCAGGGCAAGGCTCAGGATCACAACGGTCCGATGACTCTGAACGAAATTGCCAAAAACTACAGGATTGACGTCTCCCAGGTCCAGAAAATCACCCAGTTCCTGTCTTTGCCACCAGAGACTACTGATAAGCAGAAGAAACGATATGAATAA
- the LOC106343412 gene encoding clavaminate synthase-like protein At3g21360, producing the protein MAESLVETRVPQQKLYESKPFPAVISPSLPAPSLPLFTQTITTHKPYLDSLLHRSGAVLFRGFPVSSASDFNDVVEAFGFDELPYVGGAAPRTSVVGRVFTANESPPDQKIPFHHEMAQVPEFPSKLFFYCEVEPNSGGETPIVLSHVVYERMKEKHPEFVQRLEEHGLVYVRVLGEDDDPSSPIGRGWKSTFLTHDKSVAEERADKLGMKLEWTEEGGAKTIMGPIPAIKFDKSRNRKVWFNSMVAAYTGWDDKRNDPRKAATFGDGEPLPEDIVHDCLRILEEECVAVPWQRGDVLLIDNWAVLHSRRPFVPPRRVLASLCK; encoded by the exons ATGGCCGAATCATTGGTGGAAACTCGAGTCCCACAACAAAAGCTCTACGAATCGAAACCTTTCCCGGCGGTTATATCACCGTCACTCCCTGCTCCGTCTCTCCCACTCTTCACACAAACCATCACCACCCACAAACCCTATCTCGACTCCCTCCTCCACCGATCCGGAGCCGTCCTCTTCAGAGGCTTCCCCGTCTCTTCCGCCTCAGACTTCAACGACGTCGTTGAAGCTTTCGGTTTCGACGAGCTTCCTTACGTCGGAGGCGCCGCGCCGCGCACTAGCGTAGTCGGTCGTGTCTTCACCGCTAACGAGTCTCCTCCTGATCAAAAGATCCCATTTCACCACGAGATGGCTCAG GTTCCTGAGTTTCCATCAAAGTTGTTCTTTTACTGCGAGGTGGAGCCTAACTCTGGAGGAGAGACACCGATCGTGTTGAGTCACGTTGTGTACGAGAGAATGAAAGAGAAGCATCCAGAGTTCGTTCAGAGGTTGGAGGAACATGGTTTGGTCTACGTCAGGGTTTTAGGTGAAGATGATGATCCTTCTTCACCCATCGGCCGTGGCTGGAAATCAACATTCTTGACTCACGACAAGAGCGTTGCTGAGGAAAG GGCAGATAAACTGGGAATGAAACTGGAGTGGACCGAGGAAGGAGGAGCCAAGACAATAATGGGTCCAATCCCGGCTATCAAGTTCGACAAGTCGAGAAACCGTAAAGTATGGTTCAACAGCATGGTGGCTGCTTACACAGGGTGGGATGATAAGAGGAATGATCCAAGAAAGGCTGCGACTTTTGGAGATGGGGAGCCTTTACCTGAAGATATAGTCCATGACTGTCTTAGGATACTTGAGGAAGAATGTGTTGCTGTTCCGTGGCAGAGAGGAGATGTTCTGCTTATAGACAACTGGGCTGTTCTTCACTCACGAAGACCGTTTGTTCCTCCTCGCAGAGTGCTTGCATCGCTTTGCAAATAG